In a single window of the Pseudomonas entomophila genome:
- a CDS encoding class I SAM-dependent methyltransferase, with the protein MAEQEQGTGIRVEALAPEFQAQAQAWAQRLGLPMIDEKAGFAVQVGVDGLQVQQLGPQAPGPVRVDFVEGQAAHRRLYGGGSGQMIAKAVGIAQGVRPQVLDATAGLGKDAFVLASLGCQMTLIERQPLIAALLEDGLARARGDLEVGGIVERMRLLTGNAIERMRAWEGEAPQVIYLDPMFPHRDKSALVKKEMRVFRPLVGDDLDAPALLEAALSLASHRVVVKRPRKAPIIEGVKPSHSLEGKSSRYDIYPKKALKG; encoded by the coding sequence ATGGCAGAGCAAGAGCAGGGCACAGGTATCAGGGTCGAGGCGTTGGCCCCGGAGTTCCAGGCGCAGGCCCAGGCATGGGCGCAGCGGTTGGGCTTGCCGATGATCGACGAGAAGGCCGGTTTTGCCGTGCAGGTTGGCGTCGATGGCCTGCAGGTCCAGCAGTTGGGGCCACAGGCGCCCGGGCCGGTGCGGGTGGATTTCGTCGAGGGGCAGGCGGCGCATCGTCGGCTGTACGGTGGTGGCAGTGGGCAGATGATTGCCAAGGCGGTCGGTATCGCCCAGGGCGTTCGCCCGCAGGTGCTGGATGCCACCGCAGGGCTCGGCAAGGATGCGTTCGTGCTGGCCAGCCTGGGCTGCCAGATGACCCTGATCGAGCGCCAGCCGTTGATTGCCGCGCTGCTGGAGGACGGGTTGGCGCGGGCGCGGGGTGACCTTGAGGTGGGTGGGATTGTCGAGCGCATGCGCTTGCTGACGGGTAATGCCATCGAGCGCATGCGCGCTTGGGAGGGCGAGGCGCCGCAGGTGATCTACCTGGACCCGATGTTTCCGCATCGGGACAAGAGTGCCTTGGTGAAGAAGGAAATGCGGGTGTTCAGGCCCTTGGTCGGAGATGACCTGGACGCGCCGGCTCTGCTCGAGGCGGCTCTGTCACTGGCATCGCACCGGGTGGTGGTCAAGCGGCCGCGCAAGGCGCCGATCATCGAGGGGGTGAAGCCAAGTCACAGCCTGGAGGGGAAATCGAGTCGGTACGATATCTATCCCAAGAAGGCGTTGAAGGGTTGA
- a CDS encoding CopD family protein, whose protein sequence is MLAFALPYTLHLLAALVWVGGMFFAWLVLRPATVAALDGPARLRLWVEVLQRFFRWVWLAVAVLAVSGVGMIHLRFAGFETAPRYVQVMIGGGIVMFALFMRIQSLLLPELRAAVQAEDWAAGAGVLGRIRRMVGVNLAIGLLVVAVAGSRMLV, encoded by the coding sequence ATGCTCGCCTTTGCCCTGCCCTACACCTTGCACTTGCTTGCCGCCCTGGTCTGGGTCGGCGGGATGTTCTTCGCCTGGCTGGTGCTGCGCCCAGCCACGGTCGCGGCGCTGGACGGGCCGGCACGGTTGCGGCTGTGGGTGGAGGTTCTCCAGCGCTTCTTCAGATGGGTCTGGCTGGCGGTGGCGGTGCTGGCTGTCAGCGGGGTGGGCATGATCCACCTGCGCTTTGCCGGGTTCGAGACGGCTCCTCGGTATGTGCAGGTGATGATCGGTGGCGGGATCGTGATGTTCGCATTGTTCATGCGGATCCAGTCGCTGCTGCTGCCGGAGTTGCGGGCGGCGGTGCAGGCTGAGGATTGGGCGGCGGGGGCCGGGGTGCTGGGGCGGATTCGGCGAATGGTGGGGGTCAACCTGGCGATCGGGCTTCTGGTGGTAGCCGTAGCGGGGTCCCGGATGCTGGTTTGA
- the dinG gene encoding ATP-dependent DNA helicase DinG: MISNELKATIQGAYSRFLEAKSLKPRYGQRLMIAEVAKVLGDIACDDEGRRASEPAVVAVEAGTGTGKTVAYSLAAIPAAKAAGKRLVIATATVALQEQIVFKDLPDLMRNSGLNFSFALAKGRGRYLCLSKLDILLQEGHAQSATAQLFEEEGFHIEVDERSQKLFNSMIEKLAGNRWDGDRDSWSEAIEDQDWARLTTDHSQCTGRHCPNFQQCVFYKAREGMGKVDVIVTNHDMVLADLALGGGAVLPDPRDTMYVFDEGHHLPDKAIGHFAHYSRLRSTADWLEQTAKNLTKLLAQHPLPGDLGRYIEQVPELAREVRTQQQFMFTLCEQVADFRAGEDMEGRDRPRYRFEGGVVPEQIREVGIELKKGFARLNDLFTRLADLLKEGMDGENNIGIASHQAEEWYPLFGSLVTRAQGNWELWTAFTAEDPEDSPPMARWLTLAESGALFDIEVNASPILAAEMLRKSLWSVAHGALVTSATLTALGKFDRFRMRSGLPRDAVTCVVPSPFVHGDAGLLRVPDLGADPRDATAHTAAIIRELPNIVEQARGALVLFSSRKQMQDVFDGLDRDWRKLVLIQGNLSKQETLNKHKARVDDGQHSVLFGLASFAEGVDLPGAYCEHVVIAKIPFAVPDDPVEAALAEWIEARGGNPFMEIAVPDASLRLIQACGRLLRTEQDRGVITLLDRRLVTQRYGKAILNALPPFRREIS; this comes from the coding sequence ATGATCAGCAACGAACTCAAAGCCACCATCCAGGGCGCTTATTCGCGTTTCCTCGAAGCCAAAAGCCTCAAGCCACGCTACGGCCAGCGCCTGATGATCGCCGAAGTCGCCAAGGTGCTCGGCGACATCGCCTGCGACGACGAAGGGCGCCGCGCCAGCGAGCCCGCCGTGGTGGCGGTGGAGGCCGGTACCGGTACCGGCAAAACGGTCGCCTACAGCCTGGCCGCGATTCCCGCCGCCAAGGCAGCGGGCAAGCGCCTGGTGATCGCCACCGCGACCGTGGCTTTGCAGGAGCAGATCGTGTTCAAGGACCTGCCCGATCTGATGCGCAACAGCGGGCTGAACTTCAGCTTCGCCCTGGCCAAGGGGCGGGGGCGCTACCTGTGCCTCTCCAAGCTGGACATCCTGCTGCAGGAAGGCCACGCGCAGTCAGCCACCGCCCAGCTATTCGAGGAGGAAGGCTTTCACATCGAGGTCGATGAGCGCAGCCAGAAGCTGTTCAACAGCATGATCGAGAAGCTCGCTGGCAATCGCTGGGATGGCGACCGCGACAGTTGGTCCGAAGCCATCGAGGACCAGGACTGGGCACGCCTGACCACCGACCACAGCCAGTGCACCGGCCGGCACTGCCCGAACTTCCAGCAGTGCGTGTTCTACAAGGCCCGCGAAGGCATGGGCAAGGTCGATGTGATCGTCACCAACCACGACATGGTCCTGGCCGACCTCGCCCTCGGCGGCGGTGCCGTGCTGCCCGACCCGCGCGACACGATGTACGTGTTCGATGAAGGCCATCACCTGCCAGACAAGGCCATTGGCCACTTCGCTCACTATTCGCGCCTGCGTTCCACCGCCGACTGGCTGGAGCAGACCGCCAAGAACCTCACCAAGCTGTTGGCCCAGCACCCGTTGCCAGGCGACCTGGGCCGGTACATCGAGCAGGTGCCGGAGCTGGCCCGCGAAGTGCGCACGCAACAGCAGTTCATGTTCACCCTGTGCGAGCAGGTTGCCGACTTCCGCGCCGGCGAGGACATGGAGGGGCGTGACCGCCCACGCTATCGCTTCGAAGGTGGTGTGGTACCCGAGCAGATCCGCGAAGTCGGTATCGAGCTGAAAAAAGGCTTCGCCCGCCTCAACGACCTGTTCACGCGCCTGGCCGACCTGCTCAAGGAAGGCATGGACGGCGAGAACAACATCGGTATCGCCAGCCACCAGGCCGAAGAGTGGTACCCACTGTTCGGTAGCCTGGTGACACGTGCCCAGGGCAACTGGGAGCTGTGGACCGCCTTCACCGCCGAGGACCCGGAAGATAGCCCGCCCATGGCCCGCTGGCTCACCCTGGCCGAATCTGGCGCGTTGTTCGATATCGAGGTCAACGCCAGCCCGATCCTCGCCGCCGAGATGTTGCGCAAAAGCCTATGGAGCGTTGCCCATGGAGCCCTGGTCACCTCGGCGACGCTCACCGCGTTGGGCAAGTTCGACCGTTTCCGCATGCGTTCGGGCCTGCCCCGCGACGCGGTCACCTGCGTGGTGCCCAGCCCGTTCGTGCATGGTGACGCTGGCCTGTTGCGGGTGCCCGACCTCGGCGCCGATCCGCGGGACGCCACTGCCCACACGGCGGCAATCATTCGTGAACTGCCGAACATCGTCGAGCAGGCCCGTGGCGCGCTGGTGCTGTTCTCTTCGCGCAAGCAGATGCAGGATGTGTTCGACGGCCTGGACCGCGACTGGCGCAAGCTGGTGCTGATCCAGGGCAACCTCTCCAAGCAGGAAACACTCAACAAGCACAAGGCGCGGGTCGACGACGGCCAGCACAGCGTGCTGTTCGGTCTCGCCAGCTTCGCCGAAGGGGTCGACCTGCCCGGTGCTTATTGCGAGCACGTGGTCATCGCCAAGATTCCCTTCGCCGTGCCCGACGACCCGGTCGAGGCGGCCCTTGCCGAATGGATCGAGGCCCGTGGCGGCAACCCGTTCATGGAGATCGCCGTGCCCGACGCCTCGCTGCGCCTGATCCAGGCCTGCGGACGCCTGCTGCGCACCGAGCAGGACCGAGGCGTCATCACCTTGCTCGATCGGCGCCTGGTCACCCAGCGCTACGGCAAGGCTATCCTCAATGCACTCCCGCCCTTCCGGCGGGAAATCAGCTGA
- a CDS encoding beta-galactosidase: MIRRTLPALLTLLFSAPLLAGQQTLFSFVRPASVVNVTTQDAGMPQYNAEQTAEGEALRRVVFNPVAQPTLRLSPQSGAWDWSGVQALTLRLQSAMDWALTVDVTVQSSDGRTLTSRIDLPAGPAQTVMIPLKASSSLSQGMRAGPPMPWSFEGQRLLLASSAGDADLTQVTSISLSIPNPKVAQSLLIEKVGLQDDDLAFKAAYSELIDVYGQSTRARWPEKIASDDQLKAADNREQSMLKRWLAERDKQGLDPYGGLLAGPAFEAKGFFRTEKREGRWYLVTPDGHPFYSLGVNAVAADGGRTYVAGREGMFKALPGEGDAFAAYYGEGNNDDGNASSQGRNFKQGRWFDFYAANLQRTYGQPCAPGAQCPPLAFDAQRWQGHTLDRLQAWGFNTLGNWSDPAFAQVKRMPYTLPLAIVGDYASISTGMDWWGRMPDPFDPRFAMATERAVAIAARDHRDDPWLIGYFADNELAWAAPGDDPKARYGLAYGTLRLTTDVPAKRAFLKQLRDKYRNQEGLSKAWGIELTAWELMEDPGFEAPLPNPEHPEIERDYQYFQQVFAETYFKTISDALKWHAPNHMLLGGRYAVSTPEAVKACAEFCDVLSFNFYTLKPQDGYDFARLAELDKPVLVSEFQFGSRDRGPFWPGPVEVAREEDRGPAYANFLKAALAQPMIVGVHWFQYLDQPASGRLLDGENGHLGLVAITDVAYPGFVEAVRRSNLQAIGQWRDTLGKPSH, from the coding sequence ATGATTCGCCGTACCCTGCCTGCCTTGCTTACCCTGTTGTTCAGTGCCCCTTTGCTGGCCGGGCAACAGACGCTGTTCAGTTTTGTCCGCCCTGCCTCGGTCGTGAACGTGACGACTCAAGATGCCGGGATGCCGCAGTACAACGCGGAACAGACAGCCGAAGGCGAGGCGTTGCGGCGCGTGGTGTTCAATCCGGTGGCGCAACCGACGTTGCGCCTGAGCCCCCAGAGCGGAGCCTGGGATTGGTCTGGCGTCCAGGCCCTCACCCTACGTCTGCAAAGCGCCATGGACTGGGCCCTGACCGTCGATGTGACCGTGCAGAGCAGCGACGGTCGCACGCTCACCAGCCGCATCGACCTGCCGGCGGGGCCTGCGCAGACCGTGATGATTCCGCTCAAGGCCAGTTCGTCGCTGAGCCAGGGGATGCGTGCCGGGCCTCCCATGCCTTGGAGCTTCGAAGGGCAACGCCTGCTGCTGGCCAGCAGTGCGGGGGACGCCGATCTCACGCAAGTCACCTCGATCAGCCTGAGTATCCCCAACCCCAAGGTGGCTCAGAGCCTGCTGATCGAAAAGGTCGGTTTGCAGGACGATGACTTGGCATTCAAGGCGGCTTATAGCGAGCTGATCGACGTCTATGGCCAGTCCACCCGTGCGCGGTGGCCGGAGAAGATCGCCAGCGACGATCAGCTCAAGGCCGCCGACAACCGTGAACAATCTATGCTTAAGCGCTGGCTGGCCGAGCGGGACAAGCAGGGGCTGGACCCTTATGGCGGTCTGCTGGCTGGGCCGGCGTTCGAGGCCAAGGGGTTCTTCCGCACCGAAAAGCGCGAAGGGCGCTGGTACCTGGTCACACCTGACGGTCACCCGTTCTACTCGCTGGGGGTCAATGCCGTGGCCGCCGATGGTGGCCGCACCTACGTGGCGGGTCGTGAAGGCATGTTCAAGGCCTTGCCGGGAGAGGGCGACGCATTCGCTGCTTACTATGGCGAGGGCAACAACGACGATGGCAATGCCTCGTCGCAGGGGCGCAACTTCAAGCAGGGGCGCTGGTTCGACTTCTATGCGGCCAATCTGCAGCGCACCTATGGCCAGCCCTGTGCACCAGGCGCCCAATGCCCGCCTCTGGCATTCGATGCGCAACGCTGGCAGGGGCATACTCTCGACCGCCTGCAGGCTTGGGGCTTCAATACCCTCGGCAACTGGAGCGACCCAGCCTTCGCTCAGGTCAAACGCATGCCCTACACGCTACCGCTGGCGATCGTCGGCGACTACGCCAGTATCAGCACCGGCATGGACTGGTGGGGGCGTATGCCTGACCCATTCGACCCACGTTTTGCCATGGCCACCGAGCGTGCCGTGGCCATCGCCGCCCGTGACCACCGCGACGACCCCTGGCTGATCGGCTACTTCGCCGACAACGAACTGGCTTGGGCCGCGCCGGGCGACGATCCCAAAGCCCGCTATGGCCTGGCATATGGCACCTTGCGCCTGACTACTGACGTGCCCGCCAAGCGTGCCTTCCTCAAGCAGTTGCGCGACAAGTACCGCAACCAGGAAGGGTTGTCCAAGGCCTGGGGCATCGAATTGACGGCTTGGGAACTGATGGAAGACCCGGGCTTCGAGGCACCGTTGCCCAACCCGGAGCATCCGGAAATCGAGCGTGACTATCAGTATTTCCAACAGGTATTCGCCGAGACCTACTTCAAGACCATCTCCGATGCGCTGAAATGGCATGCGCCCAACCACATGCTGCTGGGGGGGCGCTATGCGGTGAGCACGCCCGAAGCCGTCAAGGCCTGTGCCGAGTTCTGCGATGTGCTGAGTTTCAACTTCTATACCCTCAAGCCCCAGGACGGCTATGACTTCGCCCGCCTGGCCGAGCTGGACAAGCCGGTACTGGTTTCGGAGTTCCAGTTCGGCTCCCGTGACCGTGGCCCGTTCTGGCCGGGCCCGGTGGAGGTCGCGCGTGAGGAGGACCGTGGCCCGGCCTACGCCAACTTCCTCAAGGCCGCCTTGGCCCAACCAATGATCGTGGGTGTTCATTGGTTCCAGTACCTCGACCAACCCGCCAGCGGCCGCCTGCTCGATGGCGAGAATGGCCACCTGGGGTTGGTGGCCATTACCGACGTGGCGTATCCGGGGTTTGTCGAGGCGGTCCGCCGGAGCAACCTGCAGGCCATCGGTCAGTGGCGCGACACGCTGGGCAAACCCAGCCACTGA
- a CDS encoding serine hydrolase domain-containing protein — protein MQIQGHYELKFEAVRDAFAALFEDPQERGAALCIQVGGETVVDLWAGSADKDGREAWHSDTIANLFSCTKTFAAVTALQLVGEGKLALDAPVARYWPEFAQAGKGTITLRQLLSHRAGVPAIRQLLPAEALYDWQAMVDALAAETPWWTPGTEHGYAAITYGWLIGELIRRADGRGPGESIVARTARPLGLDFHVGLADEEFHRVAHIARGKGNPGDAAAQRLLQVTMREPEALSTRAFTNPPAILTSTNKPEWRRMQQPAANGHGNARSLAGFYAGLLDGSLLESELLDELTREHSLGQDRTLLTQTRFGLGCMLDQPDVANATFGLGSRAFGHPGAGGSVGFADPEHDVAFGFVTNTLGPYVLMDPRAQQLVQVLGRCL, from the coding sequence GTGCAGATCCAGGGTCACTATGAGCTGAAGTTCGAGGCGGTGCGCGATGCTTTCGCCGCGTTGTTCGAGGATCCCCAGGAGCGTGGTGCGGCGTTGTGCATCCAGGTTGGCGGGGAAACCGTGGTGGACCTGTGGGCCGGCAGCGCCGACAAGGACGGCCGCGAGGCATGGCACAGCGACACCATCGCCAACCTGTTTTCCTGCACCAAGACCTTCGCCGCCGTCACCGCCCTGCAACTGGTGGGTGAGGGCAAGCTGGCCCTCGACGCCCCCGTGGCCCGCTACTGGCCGGAGTTCGCCCAGGCCGGCAAGGGCACCATCACCCTGCGCCAGCTGCTCAGCCATCGCGCCGGCGTGCCGGCGATTCGCCAATTGCTGCCGGCCGAAGCGCTGTATGACTGGCAGGCGATGGTCGATGCCCTGGCTGCCGAGACGCCCTGGTGGACGCCTGGCACCGAGCATGGCTACGCCGCTATCACCTATGGCTGGTTGATCGGTGAGCTGATCCGACGCGCTGATGGTCGTGGCCCGGGCGAGTCCATTGTGGCCCGCACCGCCCGGCCGCTGGGGCTGGACTTCCATGTCGGCCTGGCGGACGAAGAGTTTCATCGCGTGGCGCACATCGCCCGCGGCAAGGGCAACCCGGGCGACGCCGCTGCGCAGCGCCTGCTGCAGGTGACGATGCGCGAGCCCGAGGCACTGTCGACCCGCGCCTTCACCAACCCGCCGGCCATCCTGACCAGCACCAACAAGCCGGAGTGGCGGCGCATGCAGCAACCCGCAGCCAATGGCCATGGCAATGCGCGCAGCCTGGCGGGTTTCTACGCCGGCTTGCTTGATGGCAGCCTGCTGGAATCCGAACTGCTCGACGAACTGACCCGCGAACACAGCCTGGGCCAGGACCGTACCTTGCTGACCCAGACGCGTTTTGGCCTGGGCTGCATGCTCGACCAGCCCGATGTGGCCAATGCCACCTTCGGCCTCGGCAGCCGGGCCTTCGGCCACCCAGGCGCCGGTGGCTCGGTCGGGTTCGCCGACCCAGAACATGACGTGGCCTTCGGTTTCGTCACCAACACGCTAGGCCCTTACGTGCTGATGGACCCGCGCGCCCAACAATTGGTGCAAGTTCTTGGCCGCTGCCTTTGA
- a CDS encoding OmpA family protein — protein sequence MSSHKTLALALCLTMTGCASHSQDASKEGSLSWWPFGSDKVAEQEVKAAVTENVAKADAKSESSSRWWWPFGVEEKKPAAATVPKIDQKATQAWLDQYEPKVREAIKGSKLELERREDVLAVTIPVDSAYNPDRPNMLLPITLGPITQVAKVIETDTKTAVLILGHGDSSGATVATQKLSLERAASVSAIFRLSGLQRDRLMLKGMGSQMPRAANDSKEGRALNRRVEMLLTPQNTMVALLAKYQQAAPTPAPASMVATQETKAPAAAKPAVKAAAKPAAKKPAAKAKPSTTAKKKAAPAKPAAKKAATDKKVAANSPAKTN from the coding sequence ATGTCTTCACATAAAACCTTAGCACTTGCCCTGTGCCTGACCATGACCGGCTGTGCCAGCCACTCACAGGATGCCTCCAAAGAGGGCAGCCTTAGCTGGTGGCCCTTTGGTTCCGACAAGGTCGCCGAACAGGAAGTGAAGGCCGCCGTGACCGAGAACGTGGCCAAGGCCGACGCCAAGTCCGAAAGCAGCAGCCGCTGGTGGTGGCCGTTTGGTGTCGAGGAGAAGAAGCCTGCAGCCGCCACCGTACCGAAGATTGACCAGAAGGCTACCCAGGCCTGGTTGGACCAATACGAACCCAAGGTGCGCGAAGCCATCAAGGGCAGCAAGCTCGAACTCGAGCGCCGCGAGGATGTGCTGGCAGTAACCATCCCGGTGGACAGCGCGTACAACCCGGATCGCCCGAACATGCTGCTGCCGATCACTCTTGGTCCGATCACCCAGGTGGCCAAGGTCATTGAAACCGACACCAAGACGGCGGTGCTGATCCTCGGCCATGGCGACAGCAGCGGCGCCACCGTTGCCACCCAGAAGCTCAGCCTCGAGCGCGCCGCTTCGGTGTCGGCGATCTTCCGCCTCAGTGGCCTGCAGCGTGATCGCCTGATGCTCAAGGGCATGGGCTCGCAAATGCCGCGTGCCGCCAACGACAGCAAGGAAGGCCGTGCTCTGAACCGTCGCGTCGAGATGCTGCTGACGCCGCAGAACACCATGGTCGCCCTGTTGGCCAAGTACCAGCAGGCTGCGCCGACGCCGGCCCCGGCATCGATGGTGGCCACCCAGGAAACCAAGGCACCTGCGGCCGCCAAGCCTGCTGTGAAGGCCGCTGCCAAGCCTGCGGCGAAGAAGCCTGCCGCCAAGGCCAAGCCCAGCACTACTGCGAAGAAGAAAGCCGCTCCGGCCAAGCCCGCCGCGAAGAAGGCCGCCACCGACAAGAAAGTCGCCGCCAACAGCCCTGCGAAGACCAACTGA
- the pdxH gene encoding pyridoxamine 5'-phosphate oxidase, with product MTQSLADMRRDYTRDGLAEAQAPGEPFALFHQWFADAVKTEQLPVEANAMTLATVDADGRPHCRVLLLKALDARGFTFFTNYESAKGQHIAANPFAAMTFFWPALERQVRIEGRVEKVTAKESDDYYQVRPMGSRLGAWASPQSRVIAGREELEGLVKATEARFSDTQPHCPEHWGGYRLLPERIEFWQGRASRLHDRLNYRLVDGQWQRERLAP from the coding sequence ATGACCCAATCCCTGGCCGATATGCGCCGCGACTACACCCGTGATGGCCTGGCCGAAGCCCAGGCCCCGGGGGAGCCGTTCGCGCTGTTTCACCAATGGTTCGCCGACGCGGTGAAGACCGAGCAACTGCCGGTGGAAGCCAACGCCATGACATTGGCCACGGTGGATGCCGATGGCCGTCCGCATTGTCGGGTGCTGTTGCTCAAGGCCCTCGATGCGCGGGGGTTTACCTTCTTCACCAACTACGAAAGCGCCAAGGGCCAGCACATCGCGGCCAATCCGTTCGCCGCCATGACGTTCTTCTGGCCGGCGCTGGAGCGTCAGGTGCGTATCGAAGGTCGGGTGGAGAAGGTTACGGCCAAAGAGTCGGACGACTACTACCAGGTGCGCCCCATGGGTAGCCGCCTGGGGGCCTGGGCGTCGCCGCAGAGCCGGGTGATTGCTGGCCGTGAGGAACTGGAGGGGCTGGTCAAGGCTACCGAAGCGCGTTTCTCCGACACGCAACCCCATTGTCCCGAGCATTGGGGCGGTTACCGCCTGTTGCCGGAGCGTATCGAGTTCTGGCAGGGGCGGGCCAGTCGCTTGCATGATCGGTTGAACTATCGCCTGGTCGATGGCCAATGGCAGCGCGAGCGCCTGGCCCCTTGA
- a CDS encoding glycine zipper 2TM domain-containing protein produces the protein MRKSALLLASFTTVSLLLGGCQSSLTGDSYSRDEARRVQTVRMGTIESLRPVKIEGTKTPIGGGAGAIVGGVAGSAVGGGRGSIVAAVIGAVAGGLAGSAAEEGLTRTQGVEITVREDDGSMRAYVQQVQQNEVFRVGERVRIMTVDGTSRVTH, from the coding sequence ATGCGTAAATCCGCTTTGCTGCTGGCCAGCTTCACCACCGTATCGCTGCTGCTGGGCGGCTGCCAGTCGTCGCTGACCGGCGACAGCTATTCCCGTGATGAGGCTCGCCGCGTGCAGACCGTACGCATGGGCACCATCGAATCCCTGCGCCCGGTGAAGATCGAAGGCACCAAGACCCCGATCGGTGGTGGTGCCGGCGCTATCGTCGGTGGTGTCGCCGGCAGCGCCGTCGGTGGTGGCCGTGGCAGCATCGTCGCGGCCGTGATCGGTGCCGTGGCCGGTGGTCTGGCCGGCTCCGCCGCGGAAGAAGGCCTGACCCGTACGCAAGGCGTTGAGATCACCGTGCGTGAAGACGATGGCAGCATGCGCGCCTATGTGCAGCAAGTGCAGCAGAACGAGGTATTCCGCGTGGGTGAGCGTGTGCGCATCATGACCGTCGATGGCACCAGCCGCGTCACTCACTGA